The proteins below are encoded in one region of Gemmatimonadota bacterium:
- a CDS encoding N-6 DNA methylase → MNTSNKKLASAVENYFTELHRIRASGAATDERSNYGPIENLLNAVGATLRPRVFCVGELADLGAGHPDMGIFNANQVQKGRPQKGQTPERCAVEVKPLGDARATAVGEQVARYWSRYRLVLVTDTNEFILVGENDDGKLTLLECFQLAESVEEFWRRLETPRSFAREVSTRLAEYLARALSHRTVLTEPGDLAWLLASYARDGLSRVEAVDDSASLESVRSALEVALGVRFEGEKGTRFFRSTLLQTLFYGVFSAWVLWARQTPTPAERFNWREAVWHLRAPIMQALFQQLSQPGRLQPLGLVEVLDWTAAALDRVDRDIFFAHFNEGEAVTYFYEPFLQAFDPELRKQLGVWYTPTELVRYMVARVEMVLKNDLGIAEGLAAENVYVLDPCCGTGAFLVEVLRRIAANLETRGLGALIGSQVKRAALERVFGFEILPAPFVVAHLQIGLAMQALDAKLDDNGTERAQVFLTNALTGWDQRSGNPIAFPELEAERRQAGKVKQDTPILVILGNPPYNGFAGMAVDEERELSNAYRATKQVRRPEGHGLNDLYVRFFRMAERRISNTGQGVVCFVSNYSWLDGLSFTGMREHYLETFDVIRIDNLHGDRIISEYAPDGHTSETVFAIKGKSPGIKVGTSIALLSKSEHVRDTSITRPVLYRSFDQARADERRRAILDSLERIDVNSSYEELHPEIRLGLPFKPMAVSDEWFTWPALPELFPVSYPGVKTSRDRFLIDTNLERLKSRIGDYFDERLTHEEIARLYPCVMKSTARYDARKVREFLVSRGGPKKDGFVQHSYRPFDNRWLYWEEDTKLLDEKRAEYKPQVFEGNMWLSSAQHLRKGADEPQACLTRYISSLHLIERTALMIPTYLREDGFVFDDNGVRRRPNLSVKAIRYLQNLNLGVEDLFYHVLAILHDPVYRETNSGALKMEWPRIPLPDWPEGNTNGLAESLVKSIDRGRTLSGLLDVQSQVPGVTSGELPPEIASIAIPSTIDSRHMTNGDFNLTAGWGHWGSGSTVMPGLGSIAQREYTPEERAALGNSVSALGERTIDVYLNCRAYWRNIPELIWEYKIGGYQVLKKWLSYRSHEVLERPLKPEEVQYFTEIVRRIARVLVISKQHL, encoded by the coding sequence ATGAATACATCGAACAAGAAACTTGCTTCAGCAGTCGAAAATTACTTTACCGAACTGCACCGGATACGGGCTTCCGGCGCCGCAACCGACGAGCGTTCGAACTACGGACCCATTGAAAATCTACTGAATGCTGTTGGTGCCACACTGAGGCCCAGAGTGTTCTGTGTTGGTGAACTTGCTGACCTGGGCGCGGGGCATCCTGATATGGGAATCTTCAATGCCAATCAGGTGCAAAAAGGCAGACCACAAAAGGGGCAGACTCCGGAACGTTGCGCAGTGGAAGTGAAACCTCTTGGAGATGCGAGGGCAACCGCTGTAGGCGAACAGGTCGCTCGCTACTGGTCCCGTTATCGACTGGTGCTGGTTACTGATACTAACGAGTTCATCTTAGTTGGGGAGAATGATGACGGTAAACTGACATTACTAGAGTGCTTTCAGTTAGCCGAGTCTGTCGAGGAGTTCTGGCGTCGCCTAGAGACACCGCGTTCGTTTGCCCGGGAGGTAAGTACGCGATTGGCAGAATACCTCGCTCGTGCATTGTCACATAGGACTGTGCTTACTGAACCTGGCGATCTCGCATGGTTGCTGGCTTCCTATGCCCGTGATGGTCTCTCTCGTGTGGAGGCTGTCGACGATTCGGCATCCCTGGAATCTGTACGTTCGGCTTTGGAAGTCGCACTTGGCGTTCGATTCGAGGGAGAGAAAGGCACACGGTTTTTCCGATCCACGCTACTTCAGACGTTATTCTACGGCGTCTTTTCAGCCTGGGTCTTGTGGGCAAGGCAAACTCCAACACCCGCCGAGCGATTCAACTGGCGGGAAGCAGTATGGCATCTACGCGCCCCCATCATGCAGGCATTGTTCCAGCAACTTTCACAACCTGGCCGCCTACAACCGCTCGGTTTAGTAGAAGTGCTGGACTGGACCGCCGCCGCCCTCGACCGAGTGGACCGAGATATCTTCTTCGCCCACTTCAATGAAGGCGAGGCCGTAACCTATTTCTATGAGCCTTTCTTACAAGCCTTCGACCCGGAACTACGCAAGCAGTTGGGCGTCTGGTACACTCCAACCGAACTCGTACGCTACATGGTCGCACGTGTGGAAATGGTACTCAAAAACGATCTGGGTATTGCGGAAGGGCTGGCAGCGGAGAACGTTTATGTACTTGATCCGTGTTGCGGTACAGGCGCTTTTCTTGTAGAAGTTCTGCGCCGCATTGCAGCCAATCTGGAAACTCGCGGTCTGGGAGCTCTCATTGGTTCGCAAGTGAAGCGAGCTGCACTGGAACGGGTGTTCGGATTTGAGATCCTGCCCGCACCTTTTGTCGTCGCGCATCTTCAGATTGGGCTGGCAATGCAGGCACTGGATGCGAAGCTTGACGATAACGGAACAGAACGCGCCCAAGTCTTCCTTACCAATGCGTTGACCGGCTGGGATCAGAGGAGTGGTAATCCAATCGCTTTCCCTGAACTGGAGGCAGAACGCAGACAAGCAGGAAAGGTTAAGCAAGATACGCCCATCCTGGTCATTTTAGGTAATCCGCCCTACAACGGTTTTGCCGGGATGGCTGTGGATGAGGAGCGAGAACTCTCCAACGCGTATCGCGCTACAAAACAAGTTCGTCGACCCGAGGGCCATGGGCTTAATGACCTTTACGTGCGTTTCTTTCGAATGGCAGAACGGCGTATCTCCAATACAGGCCAGGGGGTGGTCTGCTTTGTGTCTAATTATTCATGGCTCGATGGTCTTTCTTTCACTGGGATGAGAGAGCATTACCTAGAAACGTTCGATGTCATTCGAATAGACAATTTGCATGGCGATCGAATCATATCAGAATACGCGCCCGATGGGCATACAAGCGAAACGGTTTTTGCTATTAAAGGGAAATCGCCAGGTATAAAGGTTGGTACGAGCATCGCATTACTTTCAAAATCAGAACACGTTAGAGATACGTCAATCACAAGACCAGTCCTCTATCGTAGTTTCGATCAAGCGAGAGCTGATGAAAGACGCCGAGCTATTCTAGACAGTCTCGAAAGGATCGATGTCAACTCTAGTTACGAAGAACTTCACCCTGAAATTCGATTGGGACTACCTTTCAAGCCAATGGCTGTAAGTGATGAGTGGTTCACTTGGCCAGCGTTACCAGAGTTATTTCCAGTATCTTATCCAGGTGTCAAGACCAGCCGTGACAGGTTTCTTATAGATACCAATCTTGAACGGCTGAAATCACGTATTGGGGATTACTTTGATGAGAGACTTACGCACGAGGAGATTGCCCGACTCTATCCTTGTGTAATGAAATCTACTGCGAGATACGACGCTCGGAAGGTTAGAGAGTTTCTTGTTTCACGCGGTGGGCCTAAAAAAGATGGATTTGTACAACATTCATACAGGCCCTTCGATAACCGCTGGCTTTATTGGGAAGAAGATACAAAGCTGCTGGATGAAAAACGTGCTGAATATAAACCACAAGTTTTCGAGGGTAACATGTGGCTATCATCTGCGCAGCATTTACGTAAGGGTGCGGACGAACCCCAAGCTTGTCTTACAAGGTATATTAGTTCACTTCATCTAATTGAGCGTACAGCATTGATGATTCCTACGTATCTACGTGAGGATGGTTTTGTTTTTGACGACAACGGGGTACGAAGACGTCCTAATCTGTCTGTTAAAGCAATACGTTATCTTCAAAATCTGAACCTAGGAGTTGAGGATTTGTTCTACCATGTTCTAGCGATCCTTCACGATCCGGTATACCGTGAAACCAATTCAGGTGCACTCAAGATGGAGTGGCCTCGCATCCCGCTTCCTGATTGGCCCGAAGGGAACACAAATGGCTTAGCTGAATCACTTGTTAAGTCGATTGACCGTGGGCGTACGTTATCAGGTCTACTTGATGTACAATCACAAGTACCCGGAGTTACTTCGGGAGAACTACCGCCCGAAATTGCCTCAATAGCAATCCCGTCGACCATCGATAGTCGTCATATGACTAACGGTGATTTTAACTTAACAGCGGGATGGGGTCATTGGGGGTCAGGCAGTACTGTAATGCCCGGACTAGGTAGTATCGCACAACGAGAATATACACCGGAAGAGCGTGCTGCTTTGGGGAACTCGGTCTCCGCTCTGGGTGAAAGAACTATAGACGTGTACTTAAACTGCCGTGCCTATTGGCGAAACATACCTGAATTGATTTGGGAGTACAAGATTGGTGGCTATCAAGTTCTAAAGAAATGGCTTTCATACCGCTCGCATGAGGTGCTCGAAAGGCCACTCAAACCAGAGGAGGTTCAGTATTTTACGGAAATCGTAAGGAGGATCGCTCGTGTCTTGGTAATCTCCAAGCAACATTTATAG
- a CDS encoding Gfo/Idh/MocA family oxidoreductase, which produces MPDRPVRVAVYGTGRFAQATHLPNLSRIDGVEIAALCDINEEALHEAAAQFGVDRTYTDAHAMLEAEDLDALWSIVPAFARTDVEIAAAERGIQLFSEKPQALDMALAKQIDAAVQKGGVISTVGFRERYRPIFQEARRLLRDKRVVHVRFQQISHNPKPAASARTAWSHQVEKGGVRFFDWGVHATDYTRFMTGQDVIKSQAFLYHPEEYHTPLSSSFHYRLSDGATATLTFIECDPAGPGEEPYFKIYFDGGRLAVFGYERIEVNDEVVYEADPFDPWLAQDQAFIEAVRSNNPNPLQSDYHDGLRSLAPILAGWDSARREGALVDVERFIEDA; this is translated from the coding sequence ATGCCCGACAGACCCGTTCGGGTGGCCGTCTACGGAACCGGCCGGTTCGCACAGGCCACGCACCTGCCCAACCTGAGCCGGATCGACGGCGTCGAGATCGCGGCGCTTTGCGATATCAATGAAGAGGCGTTGCACGAAGCGGCTGCGCAGTTCGGGGTCGACCGCACCTACACGGACGCCCACGCGATGCTGGAGGCCGAAGACCTCGACGCCCTCTGGTCCATCGTGCCGGCCTTCGCGCGCACCGACGTGGAGATCGCCGCGGCCGAGAGAGGTATCCAACTCTTCAGCGAGAAACCCCAGGCCTTGGACATGGCCCTGGCGAAGCAGATCGACGCGGCCGTTCAGAAGGGCGGCGTCATCAGCACGGTAGGCTTCCGGGAACGGTACCGGCCCATCTTCCAGGAAGCCCGGCGGCTGCTCCGGGATAAGCGCGTCGTGCACGTCCGTTTCCAGCAGATCTCGCATAACCCGAAACCGGCCGCCTCTGCCCGCACCGCCTGGTCGCACCAGGTGGAGAAAGGCGGCGTCCGCTTCTTTGACTGGGGCGTGCACGCCACGGACTACACCCGGTTCATGACCGGGCAGGACGTAATCAAGTCCCAGGCCTTCCTGTACCATCCGGAGGAATACCATACGCCGCTCTCTTCGTCCTTTCATTACCGATTGTCGGACGGCGCAACGGCGACGCTGACGTTCATCGAATGCGACCCGGCTGGACCCGGCGAAGAGCCCTACTTCAAGATCTACTTCGACGGCGGAAGGCTGGCGGTTTTCGGATACGAACGGATCGAAGTGAATGACGAGGTCGTCTACGAGGCCGATCCCTTCGACCCATGGCTGGCCCAGGACCAGGCCTTCATCGAGGCGGTCCGGTCCAACAACCCGAATCCGCTTCAAAGCGATTACCACGACGGGCTCAGATCGCTCGCGCCGATCCTGGCCGGATGGGATTCGGCACGCCGGGAAGGGGCCCTCGTGGACGTGGAACGTTTTATCGAGGACGCGTGA
- a CDS encoding CopG family transcriptional regulator, which yields MATSIQLTPEDEMRLELLVSRTSGTKDFYLREIIECGLEDLEDYYLASDVLVRLGRKVEGIYTDSEARKALDLGD from the coding sequence ATGGCGACTTCGATACAACTGACACCCGAAGATGAAATGCGGCTTGAGTTATTAGTATCCAGAACGTCCGGCACCAAGGATTTCTACTTGCGTGAGATCATCGAGTGTGGGCTCGAAGATCTGGAAGACTACTACCTTGCCTCGGACGTACTGGTTCGTCTTGGGCGAAAGGTAGAAGGTATCTATACTGATTCCGAAGCGAGAAAAGCCCTTGACCTTGGCGATTGA
- a CDS encoding N-acetyltransferase, translating to MNQSDTTRSPASNGSDIVIRPAVIGDVPEIMEILQPYIEEDILLPVSVYRLFEHIRYFVVGERDGQVIGCGSLVIVWHDLAEVRSLAVRRGCQGGGIGGRIVDELIAEAEELGVARVFALTYETSFFGRHGFEVVERETLPHKVWKDCTTCARFTHCDEIAVARTLIPEDQRKPEPALPDMQQDPTLIMPSPAPR from the coding sequence ATGAACCAATCAGACACAACCAGGTCGCCGGCCTCGAACGGAAGCGACATCGTCATCCGTCCGGCCGTGATCGGGGACGTCCCCGAGATCATGGAGATCCTCCAGCCCTACATCGAAGAGGACATCCTCCTTCCGGTGTCAGTCTACCGCCTGTTCGAGCACATCCGGTACTTTGTCGTGGGCGAGCGGGACGGCCAGGTGATAGGCTGCGGTTCCCTCGTGATCGTGTGGCACGACCTGGCCGAGGTGCGGTCCCTGGCAGTCCGGCGTGGATGTCAGGGCGGCGGCATCGGAGGACGCATCGTCGATGAGCTGATCGCGGAGGCCGAGGAACTGGGCGTCGCCCGGGTCTTCGCCCTGACCTACGAGACCAGCTTCTTCGGCCGCCACGGGTTCGAGGTGGTCGAACGCGAGACCCTGCCGCACAAGGTATGGAAGGACTGTACCACCTGCGCCCGTTTCACCCACTGCGACGAGATCGCCGTGGCCCGTACGCTGATCCCCGAAGACCAGCGGAAACCGGAACCCGCCCTGCCGGACATGCAGCAGGACCCCACGCTGATCATGCCTTCTCCCGCTCCTCGGTAA
- a CDS encoding NACHT domain-containing protein produces MFASSKEITRFWVPSEESPIPIPVITRPQFLPLNELTWDCFQRLCARLAQRFGDVEHVQEYGIPGQRQEGIDIYVRRKETSKYSVWQCKRYQELKPSQITDAVTSFLDGTWAEDTDELILAVSIKTEQTNLAKAIEKQAARLRELSIVFRPFGITQLSEHLKDHPDLVDDFFGREWVRSYCGEKAAVELSGRRLNPADVIRLRQLLRRCYAEHFEITDPGIPSVAGTFDPNLKPLQLPNRFVPPDVEVERQVTHTHELLEEENVSQPYQDKSRSNYEEFEDSTKPRRTHATTRNSIVRFPAINWLSESDLTVVLGNPGIGKSTLLRCVILDLLSTEPSYKLCVQRWGQYLPVWVPFAMWTRLVGESEAECSLSDVLTLWLRKVSASDELVSLVQEALEDSRLLLFIDGLDEWSNATAAQTTLTLLDHFVGERNVPAIASSRPLGYARIGGLSSRWRKGFLAGLTREQQCTLAERWFLHRSNTLTMSDDENSSFELKQSRVKVEAVSFIRDLHHDVRLARLAEVPLLLNGLVALAVQTVSLPRSRFKAYEVLTRLLMEEQPKRREKAAHAPRATTKLNMETRERALARLAWETHNSPGSDALNKSDARETLMDFCASYLCKPQNDAFEIAEELLSIGSETIGILVDKSPEDIGFLHRSFQEYLTAKYLSNLPIEEQKRILKVRFENLQWHGVFLCLCYLNTRDGEVDSFVAVIESLELPFEMELERKGFLAEIAFGDLHCSPGCARKLASETFEIIETGVHNRTRERLLELALDGLESDVLRPLVESRIRLWFPRRHTFRSGLYESMASWSNDDNTLDALWRGLLDEEETSQRSAAQAIAKVYGEDQDVASRLMGLITKPTEPLLMAHALHSLCLGWESEGRLPRILDLARSSADTAFKSVALIHRVRRKEHDAKDRETLISLAQGYDFASWIWQEDRIRALINGWPNDVRIKNDAISSIKHDRNGRVFDSEAIGIILLEGFPQDKDVAEAIAKLFQSEDYPSHFLGLHFSYGWINKAFGGNRYLGPVIEDWLEQKFDRLHWEFELALFTRSDRAKRLLLRPNLETGVISENQAKWLLQGWGMKDKDAAAALRNFADSDSAKKAAHLLPDILQDNKLCRQRLFEFLQNEPEYVARYAINGMAKLGPENLENGILELAATKFANEVPSGGSYRGVSDLIRHFPNHPEVRKLALHQLENRGGDVSTVAMTYSSSDMFRCKLYKLCITLPAYLRLLVVDRLTRLSPDDDFSHNLLSEYDEDIDENVKTAAAIGYATSVKRREKVSKSLLDELTDHLTVTGPDLGERRLAAFAGLLELDRLDIVQEAWPQNEKTHIAVGGGLRTNVRLCEHLVRHWNRVSMEFGKGFWERIGWVPDEFLEEMITRTTNPSLVKEITEMISSKGTSVRLLRLYSEQLKGTVRLRDLCLETLGANIYGQSWIEHSPSIYAAEILADQFNNDVKTYNELDKLVQQGAVSSALVIALSAGWPNTDAWAKTIKQVVFSKLLPPAKLHLLAASTPPNEFLEKSCSIIETLSGDIWDFVPVCSRAVASRFEHDNLVRELAIDRLCSHPSSFEKVNLPSFLLVTEENQERLRAWMCSEINQQSECNQVAEVALDLATESVRPVCYVLMENLIT; encoded by the coding sequence ATGTTTGCCAGTTCAAAAGAAATTACTCGGTTTTGGGTTCCTTCTGAAGAATCACCGATCCCCATCCCTGTCATAACACGACCGCAGTTCCTCCCACTGAACGAATTGACTTGGGATTGTTTCCAAAGGCTTTGCGCCCGCCTGGCACAACGGTTCGGTGACGTAGAACATGTTCAAGAGTACGGGATACCGGGCCAACGCCAAGAGGGTATAGACATTTACGTCCGTAGGAAAGAAACTTCCAAGTATTCAGTTTGGCAGTGCAAACGATACCAGGAGTTAAAACCCTCTCAAATTACCGACGCGGTTACGAGTTTCCTAGATGGCACATGGGCAGAGGATACTGATGAGTTAATACTAGCAGTTTCGATCAAAACAGAACAAACGAATCTCGCAAAAGCGATTGAAAAACAAGCTGCCCGCCTTCGCGAACTGAGTATAGTATTCCGGCCTTTTGGAATTACGCAGCTTTCAGAGCACCTGAAAGATCACCCAGATTTGGTAGACGATTTTTTTGGGCGAGAATGGGTACGGAGTTACTGTGGAGAAAAAGCCGCAGTCGAACTGTCAGGCCGCAGACTAAACCCCGCAGATGTCATCCGGCTTCGTCAGCTACTTCGACGATGCTATGCGGAGCATTTTGAGATTACCGATCCTGGAATTCCATCTGTTGCGGGTACATTCGACCCCAACCTCAAGCCTTTGCAGTTACCTAATCGATTTGTACCTCCAGATGTTGAGGTAGAAAGGCAAGTTACTCATACCCACGAACTCTTGGAGGAAGAAAATGTCAGTCAACCGTACCAAGATAAAAGTCGTAGCAACTATGAAGAGTTCGAAGACTCTACCAAGCCACGCAGAACCCATGCTACAACTCGAAATTCGATAGTGCGCTTTCCTGCTATTAATTGGCTTTCGGAATCTGATCTGACAGTTGTACTGGGAAACCCAGGTATAGGCAAAAGTACCTTGCTTCGGTGTGTGATACTTGATCTTCTAAGTACTGAACCGAGCTATAAACTGTGCGTACAACGATGGGGACAGTATTTACCTGTGTGGGTTCCATTTGCCATGTGGACTAGGTTAGTAGGCGAGTCTGAAGCCGAGTGTTCACTTTCAGACGTACTAACACTGTGGCTTCGTAAAGTCTCCGCTTCAGACGAGTTGGTTTCGTTGGTACAAGAAGCTTTAGAGGACTCTCGTTTACTGCTTTTTATAGACGGACTGGATGAATGGAGTAACGCGACGGCGGCTCAAACTACACTCACTCTACTTGACCATTTCGTAGGAGAGCGGAATGTACCTGCAATTGCCAGTAGTCGTCCATTAGGTTACGCTCGTATCGGTGGACTGAGTAGCAGGTGGCGTAAAGGTTTTCTCGCAGGTCTTACGAGGGAACAACAATGTACTTTGGCTGAACGATGGTTCCTACATCGTTCAAATACTCTTACGATGTCTGACGACGAAAATAGCTCGTTTGAATTGAAGCAATCACGGGTTAAGGTCGAAGCCGTTTCATTTATACGTGACTTGCATCATGACGTCCGGTTAGCACGTCTAGCGGAAGTACCTTTGCTCCTTAATGGCCTAGTAGCTCTAGCCGTACAAACTGTGAGCCTTCCTCGTAGCAGGTTTAAAGCGTACGAAGTACTGACTCGATTACTAATGGAAGAGCAACCTAAGCGTCGTGAAAAGGCAGCACATGCGCCTAGAGCTACTACTAAACTAAACATGGAAACGAGGGAGCGTGCGTTAGCTCGTCTAGCTTGGGAAACCCACAATTCTCCAGGTAGCGATGCTTTAAACAAAAGCGACGCTCGCGAAACGCTGATGGATTTTTGTGCCAGTTACCTATGCAAACCTCAAAACGATGCGTTTGAAATAGCCGAAGAACTCTTGTCCATTGGATCTGAGACAATTGGTATTCTTGTCGATAAATCACCGGAAGATATCGGGTTTCTCCACCGATCGTTCCAAGAATACCTTACTGCAAAGTACTTATCAAATCTCCCGATTGAAGAACAGAAACGTATTTTAAAAGTACGATTTGAAAACCTACAGTGGCACGGTGTATTTCTTTGCCTTTGTTATTTGAATACCCGCGATGGCGAGGTGGATTCTTTTGTTGCTGTAATAGAGAGTTTGGAACTCCCTTTCGAAATGGAACTAGAGAGAAAGGGGTTTTTGGCAGAAATCGCCTTTGGAGATCTACATTGTTCACCGGGTTGTGCAAGAAAGTTGGCGAGTGAGACGTTTGAGATTATCGAGACCGGAGTTCACAACCGGACTCGTGAGAGGCTCTTAGAACTCGCGCTTGACGGGCTCGAGTCTGATGTTCTGCGTCCTCTAGTCGAATCTCGTATAAGGCTATGGTTTCCGCGACGACATACCTTCCGTAGCGGTTTGTATGAGTCCATGGCATCATGGTCCAATGATGACAATACATTGGATGCGCTTTGGCGTGGGTTGCTAGATGAGGAAGAAACAAGCCAAAGGAGTGCTGCGCAAGCGATTGCAAAAGTCTACGGAGAAGATCAAGATGTTGCATCAAGGCTAATGGGGTTGATTACTAAACCTACCGAGCCATTGTTGATGGCTCACGCTTTACATTCGTTATGTCTCGGTTGGGAATCGGAAGGCCGCCTTCCAAGAATCTTGGATTTGGCACGTTCGTCTGCCGATACTGCTTTTAAAAGCGTCGCACTAATACACCGTGTGAGACGTAAAGAACATGATGCAAAAGACCGTGAAACATTGATAAGTTTAGCGCAAGGGTACGACTTTGCTTCCTGGATCTGGCAAGAAGACCGAATTCGAGCTTTGATTAATGGTTGGCCGAATGACGTTAGGATTAAAAACGACGCAATCAGTAGTATCAAACACGACAGGAATGGACGGGTTTTCGATTCTGAAGCTATCGGCATTATACTGTTGGAGGGATTCCCGCAGGACAAGGATGTCGCAGAGGCGATCGCGAAACTGTTTCAATCAGAGGACTATCCTAGCCATTTTCTAGGTTTACATTTCAGTTATGGTTGGATCAATAAAGCTTTTGGTGGCAATCGGTATTTAGGGCCAGTTATCGAGGACTGGTTAGAACAGAAATTCGATCGATTACATTGGGAATTCGAACTTGCCTTGTTTACGCGTTCAGACCGAGCGAAGAGACTTCTACTACGGCCTAATCTCGAAACAGGTGTAATCTCGGAAAACCAAGCCAAGTGGTTGTTACAGGGATGGGGTATGAAGGACAAAGACGCGGCTGCGGCCTTACGAAATTTCGCAGATAGTGATTCGGCCAAAAAAGCCGCACACCTATTGCCTGATATTCTTCAAGATAACAAACTGTGTAGGCAGCGCTTATTTGAGTTCTTACAAAACGAACCTGAATACGTAGCCCGATATGCAATAAACGGCATGGCTAAACTTGGACCGGAGAACCTTGAAAATGGAATTTTAGAGTTGGCAGCAACCAAATTTGCTAATGAGGTACCTTCTGGTGGATCGTATCGGGGAGTTAGTGACTTGATCAGGCACTTTCCAAATCATCCTGAAGTGCGAAAATTAGCTCTACATCAATTGGAGAATCGAGGAGGTGACGTAAGCACCGTTGCAATGACATATAGTAGTAGTGATATGTTCCGTTGCAAACTGTACAAACTGTGCATCACTCTCCCTGCCTATCTGAGGCTGTTAGTAGTTGACCGATTGACCCGCTTAAGTCCGGATGATGACTTTTCTCACAATCTATTGTCTGAATACGACGAAGACATTGATGAGAACGTGAAAACAGCAGCTGCCATTGGTTACGCAACATCTGTAAAACGACGAGAAAAAGTATCAAAATCTTTACTTGACGAACTCACCGATCATTTAACCGTAACTGGTCCTGATCTTGGTGAACGTCGGCTTGCTGCGTTTGCTGGGTTACTGGAACTGGACAGACTTGACATCGTTCAAGAAGCCTGGCCTCAAAACGAAAAAACACATATCGCAGTAGGTGGAGGACTAAGAACGAACGTTCGTTTGTGTGAACATCTTGTCCGTCACTGGAATCGCGTTTCTATGGAATTTGGCAAAGGGTTTTGGGAGAGAATTGGCTGGGTGCCAGACGAGTTTCTGGAGGAAATGATCACTCGTACGACCAATCCTAGTTTAGTGAAAGAAATAACCGAGATGATTAGCTCTAAAGGGACGTCTGTACGCTTACTCCGCCTTTACTCTGAACAGTTGAAAGGTACAGTTCGACTACGTGATTTGTGCCTCGAAACCCTCGGCGCGAACATATATGGACAGAGCTGGATAGAACACTCACCCTCGATCTACGCTGCTGAGATTCTCGCAGACCAATTTAATAATGATGTTAAAACATATAATGAACTTGATAAACTTGTACAACAAGGAGCCGTTTCTAGTGCTTTGGTCATCGCCCTTAGCGCAGGCTGGCCAAACACGGATGCTTGGGCAAAAACAATTAAACAGGTGGTGTTTTCTAAACTACTACCACCAGCAAAGTTACACCTGTTGGCTGCGAGTACTCCACCTAATGAGTTTTTGGAGAAATCCTGTAGTATTATTGAGACTTTGAGTGGGGATATATGGGATTTTGTGCCAGTTTGTTCACGTGCGGTAGCTTCACGCTTTGAACACGACAATCTGGTCCGTGAACTTGCTATCGACCGTCTTTGTTCGCATCCCTCTAGCTTCGAAAAAGTGAATCTACCGTCATTTCTTCTCGTTACCGAAGAGAACCAAGAGCGACTTCGAGCATGGATGTGCTCTGAGATAAACCAGCAGTCTGAATGCAATCAAGTGGCCGAAGTTGCGTTGGATCTAGCGACTGAATCAGTCCGTCCTGTTTGCTACGTTTTAATGGAGAACTTGATTACTTAA